In Stenotrophomonas sp. 169, one DNA window encodes the following:
- a CDS encoding heme biosynthesis HemY N-terminal domain-containing protein — protein MKPLQSLIVLLLAVAVGVIGAQWLGANDLRQYGEVIFRHGGTDYRSTLPQVVLLTLVVLLVLWLLWSLIASPFRAWGRYRRKQGRVRLVDGLQAYEHGQWQRAEKLLDGAAQDEEVTAIALTNAARSARARGDDVTSQAYLQRLATTDATSQALLRAEQQLADDLPVDAINTLDAANLQPLPPRGLWLRSEALARAGRAHEAYGQLGALRQSKVLPADALTTLEARLAAQALLEAPDVNALAAQWETMPKTLRSDPAVVSAYAARAVALDWDEPALLALEQALDQRWSDELVELYGVLPASRLATRDANLVRWRRTHGDSSALLLAQGRVALAQGRHEEAEVLLHEAIAGGAGASAWEALGASLLARGEPQLAAQCLTNALREQRGEDSVALVRTDALASAPRATVEEQVMTPVPPVYDAREPRDENGFPRVP, from the coding sequence ATGAAGCCGTTGCAATCCTTGATCGTGCTGTTGTTGGCCGTGGCGGTGGGCGTGATCGGCGCCCAGTGGCTGGGTGCCAATGACCTCCGCCAGTACGGCGAAGTGATCTTCCGTCATGGCGGCACCGACTACCGCAGCACGCTGCCGCAGGTGGTGTTGCTGACCCTGGTGGTGCTGCTGGTGCTGTGGCTGCTGTGGAGCCTGATCGCCTCACCGTTCCGCGCTTGGGGCCGCTATCGCCGCAAGCAGGGGCGCGTGCGTCTGGTCGATGGCCTGCAGGCCTATGAACATGGCCAGTGGCAACGTGCTGAGAAGCTGCTCGACGGCGCCGCGCAGGATGAAGAGGTGACCGCCATTGCGCTGACCAATGCGGCACGCAGCGCGCGTGCGCGCGGCGACGATGTGACCAGCCAGGCTTACCTGCAGCGTCTGGCGACGACCGATGCGACCAGCCAGGCCCTGCTGCGCGCAGAGCAACAGCTGGCCGATGACCTGCCGGTGGATGCGATCAACACGCTGGATGCGGCCAACCTGCAGCCGCTGCCGCCGCGCGGCCTGTGGCTGCGCAGCGAAGCGCTGGCGCGTGCCGGGCGGGCGCATGAGGCGTATGGCCAACTGGGTGCGCTGCGCCAGAGCAAGGTGCTGCCCGCCGATGCATTGACCACGCTGGAAGCCCGACTCGCCGCGCAGGCGTTGCTGGAAGCGCCGGATGTGAACGCGCTTGCTGCACAGTGGGAAACCATGCCGAAGACGCTGCGCTCGGATCCGGCGGTGGTGTCGGCGTATGCCGCCCGCGCCGTGGCGCTGGATTGGGATGAGCCTGCATTGCTCGCGTTGGAACAGGCGCTGGACCAGCGTTGGAGCGATGAGCTGGTGGAACTGTATGGCGTACTGCCGGCATCACGCCTGGCCACGCGTGACGCCAACCTGGTGCGCTGGCGCCGGACCCACGGCGATTCGTCTGCGCTGCTGCTGGCACAGGGTCGCGTCGCCTTGGCACAGGGTCGCCATGAAGAAGCCGAAGTGCTGCTGCACGAAGCGATTGCGGGCGGTGCTGGGGCGTCGGCATGGGAAGCACTGGGTGCCTCACTGCTGGCCCGTGGCGAACCGCAGCTGGCGGCTCAGTGCCTGACCAATGCGCTGCGTGAGCAGCGTGGCGAAGACAGCGTCGCCCTGGTGCGTACCGACGCGCTGGCAAGCGCGCCGCGTGCCACCGTGGAAGAGCAGGTCATGACTCCGGTACCGCCGGTGTACGACGCCCGCGAACCACGCGACGAAAACGGGTTCCCGCGCGTTCCCTGA
- the ntrC gene encoding nitrogen regulation protein NR(I) gives MPDTAHGGHRVWVVDDDRAVRFVLSTALRDAGYRVESFDSAAAALDALDRQTVPALLFTDVRMPGDDGLVLLDKLKAAHPQLPVIVMSAYTDVASTAGAFRGGAHEFLSKPFDLDDAVALARRVLPDGEAEAELTDTPSPADAATRDQAPQLVGDTPAMRALFRAIGKLAQAPLAVLITGETGTGKELVASALHRESPRAGAPFVALNTAAIPAELLESELFGHEAGAFTGAQRRHIGRFEQADKGTLFLDEIGDMPLALQTRLLRVLAEGEFFRVGGRELIHVDVRVVAATHQDLEGLVAQGRFRADLLHRLDVVRLQLPPLRERRDDIGQLAMTFLAAATHKLEGPPKRLTAAALQALREHEWPGNVRELENVCWRMAALAASDTIGVADVEMAVNRGGTRSAARPAVTDPGQWEVLLSQWAKQRLAEGAEGLHAQVRERVDHALLDAALQLTHGRRAEAAARLGLGRNTLTRKLGAGRRRS, from the coding sequence CTGCCTGACACCGCGCATGGCGGCCACCGCGTATGGGTGGTCGATGATGACCGTGCCGTGCGCTTTGTTCTCAGCACGGCCCTTCGCGATGCCGGCTACCGCGTCGAAAGCTTCGACAGCGCCGCCGCCGCGCTCGACGCGTTGGACCGGCAAACGGTGCCTGCCCTGCTGTTCACCGACGTGCGCATGCCGGGCGATGACGGCCTGGTGCTGCTGGATAAACTGAAAGCGGCGCACCCGCAGCTTCCGGTCATCGTCATGTCGGCGTATACCGATGTGGCCAGCACAGCGGGTGCATTCCGCGGTGGCGCACACGAATTCCTCTCCAAGCCGTTCGATCTGGACGACGCCGTCGCGCTGGCCCGCCGTGTGCTGCCTGATGGCGAAGCCGAAGCCGAGTTGACCGACACGCCGTCGCCGGCCGATGCCGCTACCCGGGACCAGGCTCCGCAACTGGTGGGCGATACCCCGGCGATGCGCGCGCTGTTCCGTGCCATCGGCAAGCTGGCGCAGGCACCCTTGGCGGTCCTGATCACCGGCGAAACCGGCACCGGCAAGGAGCTGGTGGCGAGCGCGCTGCACCGTGAATCGCCACGGGCGGGTGCGCCCTTCGTGGCCCTGAACACGGCCGCCATTCCGGCCGAGCTGCTGGAAAGCGAGCTGTTCGGCCATGAAGCCGGTGCGTTCACCGGTGCCCAGCGCCGCCACATCGGCCGGTTCGAACAGGCCGACAAGGGCACGTTGTTCCTCGATGAAATCGGCGACATGCCGCTCGCCCTGCAGACCCGGCTGCTGCGCGTGCTGGCGGAGGGCGAGTTCTTCCGCGTAGGAGGGCGTGAGCTGATCCACGTCGATGTGCGGGTGGTGGCGGCGACCCACCAGGACCTTGAAGGGCTGGTCGCACAAGGGCGTTTCCGTGCCGATCTGTTGCACCGGCTGGATGTGGTGCGCTTGCAGCTGCCGCCTCTGCGCGAGCGTCGCGACGACATCGGGCAGTTGGCGATGACGTTCCTCGCGGCCGCCACGCACAAGCTGGAGGGTCCCCCCAAGCGGCTCACCGCAGCAGCACTGCAGGCGCTGCGCGAACATGAGTGGCCGGGCAACGTGCGTGAGCTGGAGAACGTGTGCTGGCGCATGGCGGCGCTGGCGGCGAGCGACACGATCGGCGTGGCCGACGTGGAGATGGCCGTGAACCGGGGCGGCACGCGCAGCGCTGCGCGCCCGGCGGTCACCGATCCAGGCCAATGGGAAGTGCTGTTGTCGCAATGGGCCAAACAGCGTCTGGCCGAGGGCGCTGAGGGCCTGCATGCCCAGGTGCGCGAGCGTGTCGACCATGCCTTGCTGGACGCCGCATTGCAGCTCACTCACGGCCGCCGCGCCGAAGCCGCAGCCCGATTGGGCTTGGGCCGGAACACATTGACCCGCAAGCTGGGTGCCGGCCGCCGCCGCAGCTGA
- a CDS encoding superoxide dismutase family protein yields the protein MRLIHTSMFVALAAFGLTACNKQPDSATDSMAPATPAEATATTTPAEAPPPMMEAAAAATAVADLAPTQGNETKGSVSFKVVDGRVHVTGQVSGLKPGSEHGFHIHEKGDCSAPDGASAGGHFNPGTQDHGSVASDPHHGGDMPNIKANAEGIATIDAPVSTNVNIGKGDGFDIIGRGLIVHADADDYKTQPTGNAGARLACAVIKAQ from the coding sequence ATGCGCCTGATCCATACCTCGATGTTCGTCGCGCTGGCCGCGTTTGGCCTGACCGCCTGCAACAAGCAGCCCGACAGTGCCACCGACAGCATGGCGCCGGCCACCCCTGCCGAAGCCACCGCCACCACCACGCCTGCTGAAGCACCGCCGCCGATGATGGAAGCCGCCGCGGCGGCCACTGCCGTTGCCGACCTGGCGCCGACGCAGGGCAATGAAACCAAAGGCTCGGTCAGCTTCAAGGTGGTGGACGGGCGCGTGCACGTCACCGGCCAGGTCAGCGGCCTGAAGCCGGGCAGCGAGCACGGCTTCCACATCCATGAAAAGGGCGATTGCAGCGCACCGGACGGCGCCAGCGCCGGCGGCCACTTCAATCCCGGCACGCAGGATCACGGCAGCGTGGCCAGCGATCCGCATCACGGCGGCGACATGCCGAACATCAAAGCCAACGCCGAAGGCATCGCCACCATCGACGCACCGGTGTCGACCAACGTCAACATCGGCAAGGGGGATGGCTTTGACATCATCGGCCGCGGCCTGATCGTCCACGCCGATGCAGACGACTACAAGACCCAGCCCACCGGCAACGCCGGCGCCCGCCTGGCCTGCGCAGTCATCAAGGCGCAGTAA
- a CDS encoding ATP-binding protein → MTASSPAPAIDQLGTPLAWADAEGRITGCNPAFARWLGVSGRRLIGKPLVALETQGEALAHFLSRDERDSLRLHRLALGMPGEGARFAEGWMSRLDDGGWLLEAHPVDEFPGLDPTTALPSALSAALKGLAHELRNPLAGLKGAAQLLARRVHHRDADERELVELIGTEIERLNSLLDQLLSPVPAAPHAALNIHAALEQVLRLAESEAGWAVRLQRDYDPSIPEFSGDADRLNQAVWNLVRNAMQAGAGGITLRTRVEHGVRIAEQLHPMALRLEIADDGRGVPEELAEHLFLPLVSGRAEGTGLGLALAQQVAREHRGTLTYRSRPGHTVFTLLLPISTPSLREDAAHG, encoded by the coding sequence ATGACTGCTTCTTCTCCTGCGCCGGCTATCGACCAACTCGGCACGCCCCTCGCCTGGGCGGATGCCGAAGGTCGCATTACCGGTTGCAACCCGGCGTTTGCGCGTTGGCTGGGGGTCAGTGGTAGGAGGTTGATCGGCAAGCCACTGGTCGCGCTGGAGACGCAGGGCGAAGCGCTGGCGCATTTCCTGTCACGTGACGAGCGCGACAGCCTGCGCCTGCATCGTCTGGCACTGGGCATGCCGGGTGAGGGCGCACGCTTTGCCGAAGGCTGGATGAGCCGCCTGGATGACGGCGGGTGGTTGCTGGAGGCGCATCCGGTGGATGAGTTCCCCGGTCTCGACCCGACCACCGCGCTGCCGAGCGCACTCAGCGCCGCCTTGAAAGGACTGGCCCACGAACTGCGCAACCCCTTGGCGGGATTGAAGGGTGCCGCGCAGCTGCTGGCGCGCCGGGTGCATCACCGGGATGCCGATGAGCGTGAACTGGTGGAGCTGATCGGCACGGAGATCGAGCGGCTGAACAGCCTGCTGGATCAACTGCTGTCACCCGTGCCGGCGGCGCCACACGCCGCACTGAACATCCATGCGGCGTTGGAACAGGTCCTGCGCCTGGCAGAAAGTGAAGCCGGCTGGGCAGTGCGCCTGCAGCGCGACTACGACCCCAGCATCCCCGAGTTCAGTGGCGATGCCGATCGACTCAACCAGGCGGTGTGGAACCTGGTACGCAACGCCATGCAGGCGGGTGCCGGCGGCATCACCCTGCGTACGCGCGTGGAGCATGGCGTGCGCATCGCCGAGCAGTTGCACCCGATGGCGCTGCGGCTGGAAATCGCCGACGACGGCCGGGGCGTACCGGAGGAGCTCGCCGAGCATCTGTTCCTGCCGCTGGTCAGCGGGCGTGCGGAAGGCACGGGCCTGGGCTTGGCACTGGCACAGCAGGTGGCACGCGAGCACCGCGGCACGCTTACCTATCGCTCGCGACCCGGGCATACCGTGTTTACGTTGCTGCTTCCGATCAGCACTCCTTCCTTACGCGAGGACGCCGCGCATGGCTGA
- a CDS encoding acetyl-CoA C-acetyltransferase gives MPGMSMPNARPVAILGGVRIPFCRQNTAYSDVGNLGMSVRTLGALVERFGLHGQQLGEVAMGAVIKHSSDWNLGREAALSSGLSPLTPGITMQRACGTSLDTIIAVANKIALGQIESGIGGGSDTTSDVPIVYGKKLRARLLAANRAKSTGDKLRALTSGFKLSELKPEFPGVAEPRTGKSMGDHCEDMAKEWNISRDSQDEWAVSSHKKLAAAYERGFFTDLIAPFRGVERDNILRADTSLEKLATLKPAFDRVSGRGTLTAANSTPLTDGASAVLLASEEWARAHGHTPLAYLRDSQVAAVDFVHGEGLLMAPTVAVPEMLKRNGLTLQDFDIYEIHEAFAAQVLCTLRAWESEDYCRNRLGLDAPLGRIDPEKINPLGSSLATGHPFAATGARVIATAAKQLAERGGGRALVSICTAGGMGVVAIVER, from the coding sequence ATGCCAGGTATGTCCATGCCCAACGCCCGACCCGTCGCCATCCTCGGTGGCGTCCGTATTCCGTTCTGCCGCCAGAACACCGCGTATTCGGACGTCGGCAACCTCGGCATGTCCGTACGTACGCTCGGCGCCCTGGTCGAACGGTTCGGCCTGCACGGCCAACAGCTCGGCGAAGTAGCAATGGGAGCGGTGATCAAGCACTCCAGTGACTGGAACCTGGGCCGCGAGGCCGCGCTTTCGTCCGGACTGTCCCCGCTCACCCCCGGCATCACCATGCAGCGTGCGTGCGGCACCTCGCTGGACACCATCATTGCGGTGGCCAACAAGATCGCCCTCGGGCAGATCGAGTCCGGCATCGGCGGCGGTTCCGATACCACCTCGGATGTGCCGATCGTCTATGGCAAGAAGCTGCGTGCACGCCTGCTGGCTGCCAACCGTGCCAAAAGCACCGGCGACAAGCTGCGTGCCTTGACCAGCGGTTTCAAGCTCAGTGAACTGAAGCCCGAGTTTCCCGGTGTGGCCGAGCCGCGCACCGGCAAGAGCATGGGCGACCACTGCGAAGACATGGCCAAGGAATGGAACATCTCGCGCGATTCGCAGGATGAGTGGGCCGTGTCGTCGCACAAGAAGCTGGCGGCCGCGTACGAACGCGGCTTCTTCACCGATCTGATCGCGCCGTTCCGCGGCGTGGAGCGCGACAACATCCTGCGTGCCGATACGTCACTGGAAAAGCTGGCTACGCTGAAGCCTGCCTTCGACCGCGTGTCCGGCCGTGGCACGCTGACCGCCGCCAATTCGACGCCGCTGACCGATGGCGCATCTGCCGTATTGCTGGCGAGCGAAGAGTGGGCGCGCGCGCATGGCCACACGCCGTTGGCCTACCTGCGCGATTCGCAGGTGGCCGCCGTGGATTTCGTGCACGGCGAAGGACTGTTGATGGCCCCGACCGTGGCCGTGCCGGAAATGCTGAAGCGCAATGGCCTGACCTTGCAGGACTTCGATATCTACGAAATCCATGAAGCGTTCGCCGCCCAGGTGCTGTGCACGCTGCGCGCTTGGGAGAGCGAGGATTACTGCCGGAATCGCCTGGGCCTGGATGCCCCGCTGGGTCGCATCGACCCGGAGAAGATCAACCCGTTGGGTTCTTCGCTGGCGACGGGCCATCCGTTTGCCGCCACCGGTGCCCGCGTGATCGCCACGGCAGCCAAGCAGCTCGCCGAACGCGGCGGTGGCCGCGCGTTGGTATCGATCTGCACCGCCGGCGGCATGGGCGTGGTGGCGATCGTCGAACGCTGA
- a CDS encoding superoxide dismutase family protein — translation MTSIRLILPAAAGLFLAACGTTPSPPPAPPVAVSVVSTAQMAESNLSPASASIVSGRLALVPEAGGVHVTGMIGGLQPLQQPGFHVHERGDCSAVDASSAGNHFNPTQQPHGAPGTGPHHLGDMPNLRADAQGRANVDIHLRGVTLGGGAANDIGGRALIVHAQPDDHRSQPAGNAGARIACGIIRITK, via the coding sequence ATGACCTCAATCCGTTTGATCCTGCCGGCTGCGGCTGGCCTGTTCCTCGCAGCCTGCGGCACCACGCCGTCCCCGCCTCCCGCGCCGCCCGTGGCCGTCAGCGTGGTCAGCACGGCGCAGATGGCCGAGAGCAATCTGTCACCGGCCTCCGCCAGCATCGTCAGCGGCCGCTTGGCCCTGGTGCCGGAAGCGGGCGGCGTGCATGTCACCGGCATGATCGGCGGGCTGCAGCCGTTGCAGCAGCCTGGCTTCCACGTACACGAGCGTGGCGATTGCAGCGCCGTGGATGCCAGCAGCGCCGGCAATCATTTCAACCCAACCCAGCAGCCGCACGGCGCACCGGGCACGGGGCCGCATCACCTTGGCGACATGCCGAACCTGCGCGCCGATGCGCAGGGACGTGCCAACGTCGACATCCATCTGCGAGGCGTCACCCTGGGGGGAGGCGCTGCCAATGACATCGGCGGACGTGCCCTCATCGTGCACGCCCAGCCCGACGACCATCGCAGCCAGCCGGCCGGCAATGCCGGCGCCCGTATCGCCTGCGGCATCATCCGCATCACGAAGTAG
- a CDS encoding uroporphyrinogen-III C-methyltransferase, with the protein MNETPTPLPPRRALRWIAPLIIVLLLVAASGWGWHAWQQGQERARLQSQADAVRLQGLLDTVEALRRDQRATSARLQDAASANRVLRDEVLGLGQRSALLEENLARLAETTRQDSQALHRDEAELLLTQAAQRLDAADDLDGARRLYALAAAQLDDLPSADALNLRQALMQERNALDALGTGPRAQARLRLASLAEAMQTLPVHGAATQASGTATGDARPWWQIALAAFVEITPSAVNGPLTAADRAVAADALQLELTLARAAVERGDRPALRQALDRIERGMTALWPDSPALRRQRAELTALRSAPLRLDAPELGSTLQQLRTLRDGETPL; encoded by the coding sequence ATGAACGAAACCCCCACTCCGCTTCCCCCGCGCCGCGCGCTGCGCTGGATCGCTCCGCTGATCATCGTGCTGCTGCTCGTCGCCGCGAGCGGCTGGGGCTGGCATGCCTGGCAGCAAGGGCAGGAACGGGCGCGTCTGCAGTCGCAGGCCGACGCGGTGCGCCTGCAGGGTCTGCTGGATACGGTCGAGGCGCTGCGTCGCGATCAGCGCGCCACCAGCGCGCGCCTGCAGGATGCGGCCAGTGCCAACCGCGTGCTGCGCGATGAGGTCCTGGGACTCGGCCAGCGCAGTGCGCTGCTCGAGGAAAACCTGGCGCGGCTGGCGGAAACGACCCGCCAGGACAGCCAGGCCCTGCACCGTGACGAGGCCGAGCTGCTGCTCACCCAGGCCGCGCAACGGCTGGACGCGGCCGATGATCTCGACGGTGCCCGTCGGCTGTACGCGCTGGCGGCGGCGCAACTGGATGACCTGCCTTCTGCGGACGCTCTGAACCTTCGCCAGGCCCTGATGCAGGAGCGCAATGCGTTGGACGCGCTGGGTACCGGCCCGCGCGCGCAGGCCCGCCTGCGGTTGGCCTCGCTGGCAGAGGCCATGCAGACCCTGCCGGTGCACGGGGCGGCGACGCAGGCCAGTGGCACGGCGACGGGCGATGCACGGCCGTGGTGGCAGATCGCCTTGGCCGCCTTCGTCGAAATAACGCCCAGCGCGGTCAACGGCCCGTTGACCGCTGCCGACCGTGCGGTCGCTGCCGATGCGCTGCAGCTGGAATTGACCCTTGCCCGCGCTGCCGTCGAGCGCGGGGATCGCCCCGCGTTGCGGCAGGCGTTGGACCGGATTGAACGCGGGATGACCGCGCTCTGGCCAGATTCACCGGCCCTGCGCAGGCAGCGTGCTGAACTCACTGCATTGCGCTCGGCGCCGCTGCGCCTGGACGCGCCGGAACTGGGCAGCACCCTGCAGCAACTGCGCACTTTGCGAGATGGAGAGACCCCGTTATGA